The Gasterosteus aculeatus chromosome 18, fGasAcu3.hap1.1, whole genome shotgun sequence genome segment caatccaggatgtaccctgtctatcgcccgaagttggctgggatggactccagcccccccgcgaccctgtgtgcaggataagcggtttgacaatggatggatggatggaaatgctaatgcaatgggttagtagaataagaatatgggttagtataaaacaagagaataaagtcagagttaaaaatttaaaatatcaaaaaagtaaaaaaatattaagcataaagtgcactagcgaacaagtaacaaagtgacgagtgacgacaaaggataaaaaaagacagttaaagtgacatgtgcagtgtgaaggggagtgaccggtggaatgttatggtcagtcagtgggggaccggctctgttgatgagcccgactgctgacgggaagaaactgttggtgtggcaggaggtcttagtcctgatggacctcagcctcctgccagatggaaggggcacaaacaggttttgggtgagaggggtcggctaccatctttttagctgcttcagagacctggaagcgaacaagtcctgcagggacggcagattgtagccgatcaccctctctgcagagcggaggacatgctgaagcctgcccttgtccttggctgtggctgcagcgtaccagacggtgatggaggagcagaggatggactccatgtgTCAGGGTTGGAGGTGGAatgcaggactcagacgcagacttgcgggaaacaaaagactttaatagtcacaagggtcaaaaaacacaggaaccggggcaaacgcacacaggcaagagactacggcgatccaagacgaaagacatgcgtggcgaaagacaatgacgcgacaagtgacacaagagacacatggcttaaatacacaagggaggtgcaggtgattggacacaggtggaaactattagacgaacacaggggatgacgagacaaggcaggaagtgaagttacccggggacacgagtggcagaaaactacaaaataagacaggaagtgaaccacaccgtgacagtaccccccccttaagggccgaattccagacggccaacactagagcgaacaaggggtgggtggggagggaaaccagagacgttggtcggaccaccctggaaactctggcgggcggcctggcgggcggcccgaccggcggggagcctctgggggtcggcccggcgggcggccagacgagcggggagcctctgggggtcggcccggcgggcggtcaccaatccggctccggagcggcgactgcagggcacggaacgtctctagaatggcagactctgagacacgggaaacgtctggggtagtcgtcgtcggcagctcggggacacgggaaacgtccgggttagtagtcgtcgtcggcagctcggggacaccggaaacgtccgggttagtagtcgtcgtcggctcggggacacgggaaacctccggggtagtagtcgtcgtcggctcggggacacgggaaacctccggggtagtcggcggcggcggctcggggacacggaacacctccgcagtgaggtccagctcgtggacacggaacacctccgcagtgaggtccagctcgtggacacggaacacctccgcagtgaggtccagctcgtggacacggaacacctccgcagtgaggtccggctcggggacacggaacacctccgcagtgaggtccggctcggggacacggaacacctccgcagtgaggtccggctcggggacacggaacacctccgcagtcggctccggctcggggacacggaacacctccgcagtcggctccggctcggggacacggaacacctccgcagtcggctccggctcggggacacggaacacctccgcagtcggctccggctcggggacacggaacacctccgcagtcggctccggctcggggacacggaacacctccgcagtcggctccggctcggggacacggaacacctccgcagtctgctccgcctcggggacacggaacacctccgtagtcggctccgcctcggggacacggaacacctccgcaatcggcggcggctcagccccccccataacccaccccgtagcccccccctcaagggtcggatcccagacggccctcaaatcaccaacgggagggtgggagaggaccatgggatgggagggagggagcctgagtctcggagcggggactggccgagtcgggggcatggagcgtggggccggtactggtcgggtcgggggcatggagcgtggggccggtactggtcgggccgggggcatggagcgtggggccggtactggtcgggtcgggggcatggagcgtggggccggaactggtcgggtcgggggcatggagcgtggggccggaactggtcgggtcgggggcatggagcgtggggccggaactggtcgggtcgggggcatggagcgtggcgccggaactggtcgggggcatggctgagagtcgggccggcccagcgggaacgggagaacgctgcggcggcccagcgggaacgggagaacgctgcggcggcccagcgggaacgggagaacgctgcggcggcccagcgggaacgggagaacgctgcggcggcccagcgggaacgggagaacgctgcggcggcccagcgggaacgggagaacgctgcggcggcccagcgggaacgggagatcgcttcttccgcttgctcctcctagggttaaggaggtcccggagctcgaggcaggcgagctgatagctcctgggaccaaaaacacagtttgttttccgctgccagaagggactccttacgtccaggtagtccggaccgtagtctggcagcgggtctgctgagcccttctttggtcgcgtcattctgtcagggttggagGTGGAatgcaggactcagacgcagacttgcgggaaacaaaagactttaatagtcacaagggtcaaaaaacacaggaaccggggcaaacgcacacaggcaagagactacggcgatccaagacgaaagacatgcgtggcgaaagacaatgacgcgacaagtgacacaagagacacatggcttaaatacacaagggaggtgcaggtgattggacacaggtggaaactattagacgaacacaggggatgacgagacaaggcaggaagtgaagttacccggggacacgagtggcagaaaactacaaaataagacaggaagtgaaccacaccgtgacaccatgatggccgtgtagaagtggaccatcatcgtctttggcaggttgaatttcttcagctgcctcaggaagaacaacctctgctgagccttcttggtgatggagctgatgttcagctcccacttgaggtcctgggtgatgatagaaaccaggaaacggaaggagtccacaatagtgacgggggagtcacacagggtgatgggggaaggtggggctctgttcctctggaaatccacaaccatctccactgtctttagagcgtttgagttccaggttgttctggctgcaccacgacaccagattgTCAGaatccacctgtaggcggactcgtccccaccagagatcagtccaatgagggtggtgtcatccgcaaacttcaggagcttgacggatgtgtacagggagaagagcagaggggaaagattCTGTGTTAACTTCAATAAAATGTATGTTAATGAGGACACTATTTGGAGAGTAGCTCAAATGCATTCTGTGTGACATTCCAtacaaaaaaatgattattcTAGTGCTCGACACGttaaatggtaatggtaaatggactgtacttgtatagcacttttctagtctttcgaccactcaaagcgctttaacactacatgacatcattcacgcATTCACACCCAtacatacactgatgacaggagaaccacacacagtgacacctgccatcagtaactaacattcacacactgtagttgcagctacaggagcaatgttgggttaagtgtcttgcccaaggacacaacgacatacgggttagccgggcctgggatcgaaccgacaaccctgtgattggaggacgaccgtgctccccactcacccacagtcgcccctaACAGGTTAACAGGTTAGTCTCACGTTAAAATAATTGCCATTCATGAATCAATGCATTAACACGCACAAATAACCACTACCAAGCAGAAACTTTTAATGTGGCTCAATGATAAAAGAAACATGTTGTACCTGTTCAGAAGAGAAAAACTTgaaatttgatttaaaagtgtTAACTTGCCGTTGCTTGGAAAGAGCCTGTCATAATGTAACTAGATAAAAAATGAATGCCCTTGCGGTggcaaatagctttggttttacATTTGACCATATTTCAAGTTGtgatttataataaatatttcaactcttttaaCAGCACCTTATTTGTTTGCATAAATTGAGGTGCACAATACACTACTTGAATTGAATTTTGCGTTTAATCATGATAAAAAAATTATCCAAAAATTGTTCCAGAGCACAAGTTTAAtcatttttatgtttatttcttATGAGTTCAGTGAGATAACAGTACTAGAGAAAAGGACACACTTCTAATaacacttttttattattattaatcccCAACAAAATCAGTTTATAAAAAAATTTGATGTGACTAATTGCAAATCCAGCTGCTGAATCATCCCTTGTATTAGCCCTAAAAGGCCTGATCCAAAGGAGGTTACATCTTTTGCTGCACAGCGACAAGCGAACGGCCCAAGCTCCAGTGCTGTCGACAGATTTTCAGATTTAATTCAGTGAATTAACGCATTTTTGCAATTTTCTGTcaaaaatatttcatgaatTAACATGTCAGAATATGTTCTGAATGTGGACGTTTAACTAATGTCTTGAAATAGTCCGTTAAATTCTAACCCTTGTATGGAACAATTTTCATACGTAGTTGTAGTGACACTTAACCTGCTTATTGGACAAATGTGGTTAATTTGTATTCATTAagcaataatataaatatacctttaaaatattctttaaataaaacaatgaaattcaaaagacaacatttttagaatcactttattttttaaatattgttgttaAAGCTACCCGGGAATTAGTTTCAGGGCATGTGATGCCTTTGCCATTGTAGGAGAAAAAATGTGTCAATCTGATGATATAAATCTGTATAATAATTAGCAATGTCTTTCTGCTTATTGCACGGTGAAATACCGTAATTTCTTTAAAGGTTTTGGGCTTTTGGAGTAATGGGCCGGAACATGGCACCCGTGTGGAAGCCATTTTCTGTTGGCCAGTACGAAGTCGCAACACCATTCTTTAGTATAAGAAAATTCCCTATCACTTTGAGGCTGAGACTTGCTAATAATATGTAGGTTTAAGTTAAATATGATATATGAAAAGACACAGTTGTAGAATTTTGAATTGTGAAATAAATAGACTaactatttttacattttaattggaTGTCTAAActtgtgttattattttttttgatgactttctttttttctgcagtgAAGGTAATATTGTGGTTAAAACAATTGTATTCATATTTCAACCTTTGCAAAAACTAAAATTGCATTTTAATATGCAAGAAGTAGAATCACAGGAGTTTTGAATTTTCTAAATTGccccaaaatacttttccaGAAATGATCATTTTGAATGCTGATCTGAACCAGCTGTAAAAGAAAgcataaataaatggattgagCATTGAATTTGACAGTGTAAGCCAGTTAAGAGTTTCAATCACAGCAATTGGTGTCACATTGTATGTTATAGGCTGAAAAATCATACAAAGAAAGTATGGAGCCCAACATAAGagaaaaactcccaaaacaaTAGCCAGAGTTTTGGtggcctttctctccctcttactCACAGTTGTTCCAGACTTTTTGGTCAGACCGGTTGTGATCTGAATACTGATTGCCTGTCTCTTTGCAACAAGGAAAATTTTCAGGTAGATACTGAGCATTATAATGACtggaatataaaaagaaaaaatacacgcCAGAGTGGTTGATATAAGAGCATCAATTAAGCAACTTTCTTCACATTTTCCTTGATTAAAACCTGCAATTATAATGCAGATGCCAATTAGAAGAGGCACGGCCCAGCTCATCAGGATCATCATCCCAGTGACACGatcatttactttacttttataAGAGAGGGGCTGACATACAGCATAGTATCTGTCAATAGAAATACAGCACAAGTGCAAAATAGAAGCCGTGCTCAGTGTAACATCGAAGCCTCCTCTCACTTTACAGAACAAACCCTCATGATGCCAACATGAGGTCACAGTGAAAACCATGCTGAAAGGAAAGACCACAACTCCGACAAGCAGATCAGCAACAGCCAGTGACAGAATGAGGAAGTTAGTAGCGACGTGAAGCTGTTTGAAGTAAGAAACTGAGATTATTACGAGAAGGTTTCCGCATATTGTGACAACAGATAATCCGCCAAGGAAAACATATAATGAAACACATGATATGGAGAAGTTGCTGGTAAATGAGTACGTTCCATTATCTGATTCGTAGCAGGGATGTAAGTCACTAACAGCATTAAACCCGTTGTCAGTCTCTTCTGGTTCCATGCTGCTACATATATTCCTGAAATTCAAATGTACAATATTACCCAACAGACGTTTCTTTCAAATACTTGGATATTTACATTAGTAAACAGCAATTTTGCAatttttaaagtcaaataaGGTTAAATAAAGTCATTACACTTGTATTACCTTCACAGTATCAAAACATACCACTCAAGATAGATgacacatcagtgtgtgtgtctgcagccttCTCTGTGCTGCTTTAAAAACCTGGGACTCGATGTTAAAATAATCAAACTCCACCTAATTACCATAATTAATGTAAAATGCTTCAGTCCAATCAGATGGGAAGAAGCTACATTCTGTTTGCACGTGGTGTGAGTTATAACACACctctttgagtttgtttttacaATATCAGAGAAACTTTTTCAATGAACAGGGATTTGCCCTGTGGGGCCCAGTCGGGCTCAGCCTGAAGAAAGAACATGGAGCAGCCCCCCTGTGGACCCACCATCCACAGGGACAAGCATCGGGGTGCTGTAGAGACCGGGCAGAAAGACTGCGGCATAGACTGGATCCAGGGATGTGAAACATCACCTCGCctatgttcgaacataaggtgGCCCATTAGTTTCTATAATGTATTAACCCTATGATAGAACCACTCGTTACTCGCTGTAATGTAGCCTTGGCCCTCCACCCACCACATCCCCCCCAAAACAGTTCTGCACAGCTCTCTATATTGCGTCCCAGGCTTCGAAGGCAAAAGAACGAAATGGATTACAACAACAATGACATTTTCTGGCGGGCGCTCtatgtctgctgtgtgtgcttACTTAGGAGAGCCCCGAGAAGACCCAGCACAAGCTGGTGTCACAACGGCCATGGCCGGATGCAGGACTCAGACTCAGAGTTTGACAACAAAAGGTAACATGCAATGACGCGAtaagggacaagagacacacatggcttaaccCAGTTAACCCAGGAACACCAGAGGCATaaaactactaaataaaacgagacgtgaacccaaaccgtgaggaaagccccccctcaagggccgaattccagatgGCCCTAACAAAAccctaaaggggggggggaaccggCAGAGGGCAGACAAGGGGTGAGAGGGAGAGCCGGCTGCAGGACTGGGTGCCGAGCTCTTAGGGGGCGGCTGCAGGACTCCCCCCAAGGGCCGGAttccagacggccctcaaaacCCTATagggcaggagggagaggaccaggggatgggagggaggggaccTGAGTAGTGGAGCTGCAATCGGCGGAGTCGATGCCGTGAGCAGTGGAGCCGCAATCAGCGGAGTTGATGCCGTGAGCTGTGGAGCCGCAATTGGCGGAGTCGATGGCGTGAGCTGTGGAGCCGCAATTGGCGTAGTGGAGCCGGGACTTGCGGAGTCGAGGAAACAAGTCGTGGAGTCGGGACTTGCGGAGTCAAGGAAACGAGTCGTGGAGCCGGGACTGGAGTCGATGGTGTGAGTCGTGGAGCCAAAAGGTGccttcagatcacgtgacctgctgtTCATATGATGCTACataacttaaacagataaaaaccAGAACCCATTTTCGTTCtctaggtttacaacttcatgggggggaggggtcagaCTTTTTCTGGGGTGGAGGGGCGCACCCCAATTATAATGGTGGgcaaacactgaactggcagcggtccgttgtcaaaacattggccaaataacccaTTTGTTAAGGCTTtgtgagcaaatacagaatccctgtgtgttcatttctaatgcctcgcattaagacacacgtcactttatttacAAGTCACTGTGTTGTGCCACATTTTCAATAAAGTTagacaaaaacatttacggcaaaCCCATGGTCAAGAAGATACTCATTCATTcagttacatggaatctgcatgaggaggaggcgggttcATGTCGcaaaataccaactgagatcggcttgtgccgttctgaaaagGATCCAACCACTGACCAccggaggaaccgaccaccCAACCTGCCGTTCTGATAAAGAAAGCTGCCACCGACCATGACCCGGCATGATTTGTGTCATCTGCAGGTGTATCAGGAGAAAAGCAATAGGGTATCTGAATGGAATATGTTTGTACTTCttatccaaccacaatcaaattcactctATCCGGATAGCGCGATATATCTTCTGAgggttttggtgtgtgtgtttttgaacgatGACAAGCCGGaaagactcatggccccgacgcccccagtccccgctccgagactcatggccccgacgcccccagtccccgctccgagactcatggccccgacgcccccagtccccgctccgagactcatggccccgacgcccccagtccccgctccgagactcagattccctccctcccgccccatggtcctctcccaccctcccgttgatgatttgagggccgtctgggatccggcccttgaggggggggggctatggggtgggttatggggggggctgagccgccgactgcggaggtgttccgtgtccccgagctggagccgacgcTGACTACTGCGGaagtgttccgtgtccctgagccgccgccgactactgctgccgtgttccgtgtccccgagctggagccgccgccggctactgctgacgtgttccgtgtccccgagctggagccgccgctgactactgcggaggtgttccgtgtccccgagctaccgctgactactgctgacgtgttccgtgtccccgagctggagccgccgccgactactgctgccgtgttccgtgtccccgagctggagccgccgccggctaccgctgacgtgttccgtgtccccgagctggagccgccgccggctactgctgacgtgttccgtgtccccgagctggagccgccgctgactactgcggaggtgttccgtgtccccgagctaccgctgactactgctgacgtgttccgtgtccccgagctggagccgccgccgccgactactgctgacgtgttccgtttcccgtgtccccaagccgccgccgactaccccggaggtttcccgtgtccccgagccgccgccgactaccccggaggtttcccgtgtccccgagccgccgccgactaccccggaggtttcccgtgtccccaaCTGCAATTCCAGAGActttccggagccggccaaatgaccgtccgccgggccgaccaccggaggctccccggtaGTGTGCCTATCCACCAGGCcaacccccagaggctccctggccgcctggccgcccgccgggccgcccgccagagtttcctgggtggtccgaccattgtctctggtttccctccccccccaccccttgtttcgctctagtgtgagccgcctggaagtcggcccttaaggggggggaactgtcacggtgtggttcacttcatgttatattttgtagttttctgccacttgtgtccccgggtaacttcacttcctgccttgtcccgtcatcctctgtgattgtcttaatagtttccacctgtgtccaatcacctgcacctcccttgtgtatttaagccgtgtgtctcttgtgtcacttgtcgcgtcattgtctttcgccacgcatgttcttgtcttttgtcttggatccccgtaggttcatgcctgtgtgtttttgccccttggccttttggattttggatcttgtaacgattaaagccttttgtttcctgcaagtctgcatttgagtcctgccttccacccctcTCCCTGACAACATTGTTTAATATGTAATCtcataatctgtgtgtgtgtgcgtgtgcgtgtgtgcgtgcgtgtagaGCTGCCCCAGCACATGCTCCTTTTAAATGTGAGGACAAGATGGAACTCTGTATTTGATGATGGAGAGATTTTGTGAACAGTTTCCTGCTATCCAAGCTGCAGCTATAGACCAACGGCTTAGAAAGCCCATGGAGaaggaaaagtaaaaataatgtttgacattttttaatgacttttaaaAGCCATTAAAGGGGTtatgtatgttgttgtttagcCAATGTAATATTTTTAGTTTTGGTTATTGCAGACTGGCCAGAATGGGCAATGAGGACCTGAGGAAAGCAGAGGAGTTTGTGCTGCTGATGAGGATGCATTACACATCCACATTGGCTGTTTCCAGCGAAAGATTCCAACCTGTGGCCAAATACTGCCCATCCTCCAGAAACTGCGCAAACATTACACAGTTCAGACAGACGACTCGTCAGGAGCATCAAGCAGAACATTTGGAATGATCTTTCCAAACATTACCAGCTACAGTCACTGTCGGACATATGATGAAAAACTATATGACAATCATATACATGGTTATTTATTGtcattcacattttcttctaaatttgtgtttgtcctccattTCAAATTCAAGGGTGATGATATCCAGGCCTTCCTGGAGGAAGCCACTGTGTTAGATCCAAGATTTAAATCTAAAATGGACAGGGATGAAATCTGGGACAGGATCAGGGCATCAGCAGTGGCAGCAAACACAGTTGAGATTGAGAAGGTACTTGAATTTGACAATGCCTTTCCCATATCTGAGAGCTTTTCTTCTTGCTCTCTGGTTTTTACACTGTAAATTTCTTCTCAAGCTGTCAGAGCAAAGAGACACAGGGgcaggcagaagaagaagaagaggaggaggattacGTAAATCTATTGTATCTTATTGTGATGAATGATGATAGATGGCAGGGATTATTACACTATTTCATTAAAAACTAAAGCTTGTGGTTATGTCATTATTTCAGACGCCACCtgtaaagcagaaaaagaggacagCCCTAGAGGAACTTTTTGAAGAAGAGGACAGCAAGCTGCTttccacacagcagcagcccccTGTCTCCACAGCCCAGAGAGTGGATCAAGAAATCCAGCTTTACAGAAGCCTTCCTCCCATTCCAACCAAAGACAGTGCCAGTTTCTGGTGGTGGGAGAAGAGTGACACCTTGCCAGTGTTGTCAGCTCTAGCTGAGAAGTATCTCTGTGTCCAAGCATCCTCCACCCCTTCTGAAAGGGTGTTCTCCACTGCTGGAGACACCCTAAGTCCAGAAAGATCCTTCCTGAGTGGTGAGAAGTAACTCACGTACTTTAAGTTTGTTTTGAGGTTGCTACACATACTTTGTGTATACTCCATGGTGTGTCTTAAAGTTAATTAAAGCGAgttataacaaacaaacaaatttgtACTTATTCCCTCACCAAATGAGAATCGATAAGGAATCGGACCGTTAAGCAATATCGATAAGAGTTTTACGATTCCGATTCCCTTATCAATTCCCATCCCTaccagttacattacattacatgtaatttagctgacacttacaataagtgcattcaaccattggGGTACAAacgcagaaaaacaagaaaatgcaatttcctcaaacaagccaatttacaatttgctataaatgagtggcgttacaagtacaattcaACCGTAATGTCGTTCAGTTGgcgatagtcaatgcagggtcgGAGACCCCCATCCTTcttcacaaaaaagaaacccgcTCCCACCGGGGAGGACGAAGGCCGAATGAGCCCTGCTGCCACTGACTCCGAGATGTACTCATCCATGGCGGCCTTCTCAGGAATGGACAGGCTGTACAGCCGACTGCTGGGAAGGGGGGCCCAGGGCGGAGGTCGATCGCACAGTTATATGGCCTATTTGGAGGGAGAGATTGTGCTCGGGACATACTAAAAACCTCTCCTAGATCATGATACTCCCGAGGGACAGAGGAAAGATCCGGGGAACACTGGGAGTCGGCTGGGGTGACGGGCT includes the following:
- the LOC120808390 gene encoding trace amine-associated receptor 1-like, coding for MEPEETDNGFNAVSDLHPCYESDNGTYSFTSNFSISCVSLYVFLGGLSVVTICGNLLVIISVSYFKQLHVATNFLILSLAVADLLVGVVVFPFSMVFTVTSCWHHEGLFCKVRGGFDVTLSTASILHLCCISIDRYYAVCQPLSYKSKVNDRVTGMMILMSWAVPLLIGICIIIAGFNQGKCEESCLIDALISTTLACIFSFYIPVIIMLSIYLKIFLVAKRQAISIQITTGLTKKSGTTVSKRERKATKTLAIVLGVFLLCWAPYFLCMIFQPITYNVTPIAVIETLNWLTLSNSMLNPFIYAFFYSWFRSAFKMIISGKVFWGNLENSKLL